The Fuscovulum sp. sequence GGCAAGGGACAAATACACGCGGGGGAATATGTGGCGTGGCGCGGGACCGGGATCCCGCATCGGCCCGTTGCGCCTATCTTCGGCGGGCGGTCTTGGGGGTGGCGCAGGATTGGGTATTTGGGCCAAGGTGAATGGGCAAGGTCTGGAGGGATATGATGGGGGTGGGGCGGATCATTCTGACCGAGGCCTGTGTGGCAGAGGGTGCGAGCTGGCTGGCCGCGCGGGAGGAACGGTTTGCCGGGGCGCTGGCCTTGACCGGGCCTTTGCCGCTGCGGCGCAGCGCGGCAGGGTTTCGGGCGCTTTTGTCGGCCATCGTGAGCCAGCAGGTATCTGTCGCCTCGGCCAATGCGATCTGGGCGCGGATGGAGGCGGCGGGGCTGTGCGATCCGGCAAGGATGGCGGTGGCCACGGCGGATGAGTTGCGCGCGGTTGGGTTGTCGCGGCAGAAGGCGCGGTATGGGCAGGCGCTGGCGGCGGCGGGGATCGACTTTGCGGCGCTGCACGATGTGCCCGATGACGAGGTGGTGGCGGTGCTGACGGCTGTGCCGGGGATCGGGCGCT is a genomic window containing:
- a CDS encoding DNA-3-methyladenine glycosylase 2 family protein, producing MGVGRIILTEACVAEGASWLAAREERFAGALALTGPLPLRRSAAGFRALLSAIVSQQVSVASANAIWARMEAAGLCDPARMAVATADELRAVGLSRQKARYGQALAAAGIDFAALHDVPDDEVVAVLTAVPGIGRWTAEIYAMFALGRADVFAPGDLALQEAAKVLFGLEARPSERAMRAMAEDWSPWRAVAARLLWAYYRVAKEREGIR